ACGGCGCCCGCATCCCGAAGTGTGTACGCGGCCATGAAGAGCGGCGCGCACTCGCTTAGCCTGTGGCCTGGATCAGGCGGCGGCCGCAACACATGGCCACGTTCGTCGAGCTCGAAGATGTCCTGGGGATCCAGGCGCTCCTTGGAAACACCGCTCGGGGCCATGTAGATCCGGTCGGCCTGTTTCAAGCTCACTCCACCCCCGGTTCCCGATACCCAGCCGAGCGTGTAGAACTGGCGGCACAGCTCCACAATCAAGGCACGGGGGTCCCGCAACGCCGCGCCTCGCGGATGCTCGTCCCCGGGTGCACGAGCCTTCAAGACCGCTCCCACCTCGGCCGAGGTTTCTCGCAAGCGGGAAGTTCCGGTCATTGCTGGTCTCCTGCGTCCATGATTAGGGCTCGTGACAGAATAACTGGTCGAGACCGGCCGCGCAGGGCGAATGCGCTCGCCGGCGCGCCCGCCGTTCGAGCGCCCTGGCTACGGCCAACAACCCGGAGGCTCGAGGCTACCGCGAGCGCGGCCCGGTGGTAGGTTGCTAGCCGCCGGGTATGAGTCAGGCCCCCGACCGAATTGGTGCCTACGACATCGAGAAGCCCCTCGGAGAAGGCGGCATGGCACAGACGTTCGTGGCCGTGCGTCGCGGACCGGGCGGCTTCGAGCAGCGCGTGTGTCTCAAGCGGATCCGCTCCGACATGCACGACAACGAAGCGTTCGTACGCCATTTCTTGAGAGAGGCTCGACTCGCCGCCAGCCTGCGGCACGTGAATATCGTTCAGGTCATCGACTTCGGCGTCGCAGACGGTGGTCACTACCTGGCCCTGGAGCTCATCGAAGGCATGGATTTGCGCCAGCTGCTCGACGCGTTGGTCTTGCGTGGCCAGGCCGTCGCACCCCCGCTTGCGGCGTGGCTCGGCAGCGAGCTCGCCGTTGCGCTCGACTGCGCGCACGGGGCCCCGAACGGGGGAGTCCTGCACCGCGACGTATCGCCTTCCAACGTCCTGCTCAGCGCTCAAGGCGAAGTGAAGCTGGCTGACTTCGGCATCGCGAAGCCCGTGGACGGCCCGAGCGAGACCACCCGGCATACCATCAAGGGCAAGTACCCCTATATGGCGCCCGAATACGTGCGTAGCGGGATATTCGACCAACGCTGCGATCTATTTGCGCTTGGCGTGCTGCTGTACGAGT
This DNA window, taken from Pseudomonadota bacterium, encodes the following:
- a CDS encoding class II aldolase/adducin family protein; amino-acid sequence: MTGTSRLRETSAEVGAVLKARAPGDEHPRGAALRDPRALIVELCRQFYTLGWVSGTGGGVSLKQADRIYMAPSGVSKERLDPQDIFELDERGHVLRPPPDPGHRLSECAPLFMAAYTLRDAGAVVHSHAMNALLVTLLYETAFRCSRLEMIKGIQGHGYHDELVVPIVDNTPHERQLTGRISDAIR